TTCCTGCAGAAAAAGAATCTCGTTCAATTTACTTTTAATCTCTTGAAGATTCTTGGGTGGGACATATTCTGTTCCACTAATACGAACGGCACGTGTCCGTAACGAACCTGATTCTTCATTTGATACCAATCCTGTGGAAATAGATTGATGTATTCTGAACAGAGTACGCTCATCTATGGTTTCTTTATTGTTTCCTTTATTGATATATTCCAATTCAGAAGTGAATGTGTTATAAAGATTTTTAAGCATCTTGGCATCCTCATACTTCTTTTCAGAAGTGATACCATCTTTCAATAATGCCTCCGTTTCAACGTAGGTATAAGTATTACCCTCTATCTTTCCAGAGTAATAACACCAAACCACAGCCAAATCCTTTAATTCATTAGAGTAAAGTTCGGATAACTTAGACAGAGGGCTTTCCAAGATAAATGCAGCCTTCTTCTGCTGTTCTTCATTGAATATTGATTTCATGCTTTCGGAATTTTCTTATTTGCCTAAAAGTAAACCTCATCAGAGCCTACGCCCCATCTGTATACCTCAAAGAAATAAAAAGCTCCGAAACCCTTTATCTGAAGTAGTTTCGGAGCTTTCCTTGAGGTTCCTGGCGGATTCGAACCGCCGTACACGGTTTTGCAGACCGCTGACTAAGCCACTCATCCAAGGAACCGTTATTTCTCGTTTGCGGTTGCAAAGGTAGTACAAATTTTGAAACTACCAACTATCCACAGCAATTTTTCTTTGTACTTTTTTTCTTTACACCGCACTCTTTTTGTTTCTTCTCCATCATATCCTTTAGTTCACAGCCACTTACACAGCTATCGCAAGGATTAGCGCTTTCTCGCGTACGACGAAAAAAAACATAAATTCCATATATGACTCGGGCAATGCAGAGTACAATCAGTACTCCGACTACCCATTCCTGCCAATTATTCATACAAATAGTCCTCCAATCTGATAAACCGCGAATGAAACAAGCCAAGCTAATCCCGTTGTATAACAGGCAGCGAAGAGTGCCCATTTCCAACTACCGGATTCCTGCTTGATAGCTGCCAATGCTGCAATACAAGGGAAATAAATCAGCACAAACAACATATAACAGAAAGCAACCAATGGAGTTATCGGTATCCGCTCCGCCAAACTGGCCTCATCAGCTTCCGGATCGTCTACATACAAAACTCCTAAAGTACTAACAACCAATTCTTTCGCTCCTACTCCCGAAATCAAGCCGATACCCAGTTTCCAGTCAAATCCCATAGGCGCAATCACCGGCTCTATTGCACGGCCAAGCTGACCTATATAAGAATTCTCCTGCTGTTCGGCTACCGTCTCATATGCGTCATGATTCGGATAATACCCCAAGAACCAAATGATAATAGAAGCAATCATAATAATTCCTCCCATCTTCTTCAAATACTGGACTCCTTTCTCCCATGTATGACGGAAAATTGATTTAGCTGTCGGCATCCGGTATGGCGGAAGCTCCATCACAAACGGAGTATCGTCACCCTTCACCAGGAACTTACTGAACAAACGTGCCAATAGCACAGCCAGAAATATCCCAATCGCATAAATACTTAACAACACCAGACTGGCATTGTTCGGAAAGAAAGCTCCCACCAGCAACAAATAGATAGGCAGACGGGCACTGCAAGACATCAATGGATTAACCAGCATCGTAATAA
The DNA window shown above is from Bacteroides faecium and carries:
- a CDS encoding Fic family protein, whose protein sequence is MKSIFNEEQQKKAAFILESPLSKLSELYSNELKDLAVVWCYYSGKIEGNTYTYVETEALLKDGITSEKKYEDAKMLKNLYNTFTSELEYINKGNNKETIDERTLFRIHQSISTGLVSNEESGSLRTRAVRISGTEYVPPKNLQEIKSKLNEILFLQEEYANPLEKAIYLHCNLARLQLFIDGNKRTARMIESVVLMNVDIIPVYSAKDSDILNYRKSLIVFYETEDYSKYADYFLNRQIERIKEIE